The Geotrypetes seraphini chromosome 8, aGeoSer1.1, whole genome shotgun sequence genome includes a region encoding these proteins:
- the MN1 gene encoding transcriptional activator MN1: protein MFGLEQFEPQISSRNAGPGERNFSQPGLSMGSHFKNPTFHSGGPAGAVDPSIKTLNEPPMLSMNMNLNGEPYGFHVRGHSDVHSAGMLPQPVHSYFGSQQSHHGHPSSHPPHPHQHHPHYSGSFSGPDPSTSCLHSGRLMNYNGSLGGQQAFGEGYDHIAENQGEGFGQQRPSNMPDFQHHNSTAANHAVPAPCLPLDQSPNRAASFHGLPASSSSDSHGLEPRRIQNPGGVESLEYNYPSDGPSGHFDMPVFSPSESEGQLPHYAAGRQVPGSSFPGPNSLPRTPGMVGMSKVHPQQHGVFFERFGGARKMPVMEPGVNARLPLMQQQTGLLARQNSCPPAIPRQQQTEANPPNPSLQDNGPILQNQHAQFEYPIHRLENRNMHPYTDAVFNLQQPQQPPNQRLQHFDAPYMNVPKRPRFDFPSGHSVDGCATWSNGGMHSAGLENHLSPSTYPGLPGEFTPPIPESFPPGPPLQHAGPDHQSMQQRQNAAMMIKQMASRSQQQRMRQPSLQQLGHHGEVNQSGIVHGSQVGSVSQPNFERENGGRMASFDPPNPHMTQENAWFPGPHPPGDMLQRRIGSNLPAEATSHDLGLQQNGSNLLFRSGVSGMGMQEPLRMAGEGHVQTLHSPGMHSQFGANMGNLSQMQSPGGGVGLPNTPSDRRGPADFAGPPMGGQPGFPFAASNKQATPHSSAPGVNTSPSSYPPQSDFQASQRSTASKLGALSLGSFSKPTSKESMFGQSCLAALSTACQNMIASLGAPNLNVTFNKKSQTEGKRKLSQAEGDIANSGGNSAGVEYFPNGPSQNGQGSGAGSNNGKSAGQGGLTQPTPGENSLSPNYSIEATPGNDGKLVTGGGRGRGRRKRDSGHVSPGNFFDKYSADSGTAVVSPGQQGQPANMGEHGGAPHDKSLTSPSWGKGNDLLSDQSDLMSSLDSGIQSVSKSDSGSPHVDFPDDVGANYANEDEVSSSSDNNISKPNRSPLVTGSPKIQRGDHGLLNGPQKPMGLTLLNTTTSTPDSYGLSSTGGGGHPGTPGMEQVRTPTSTSTQDEIHPLEILQAQIQLQRQQFSISEDQPLGMKSKKAECAGQNGENELNNCCSDNGKNAMTTIDLDTLMAEHNSTWYMPNEKSLMEGQEDEKSLAPWEETKPQNPSKEVHDLSQNKTSAAPQNSSHLQCLSVHCTDDIGEAKGRTPVPTWRSLHSDISNRFGTFVAALT from the coding sequence ATGTTTGGACTGGAGCAGTTTGAACCTCAGATCAGTAGTAGAAACGCTGGCCCTGGCGAGAGGAACTTCAGTCAGCCCGGACTAAGCATGGGTTCGCATTTCAAAAACCCAACTTTCCACTCTGGAGGTCCTGCAGGAGCCGTGGATCCTTCCATTAAAACTTTGAATGAACCCCCCATGCTAAGTATGAATATGAATTTAAACGGGGAGCCCTATGGATTTCACGTAAGAGGACACTCGGACGTCCATTCAGCAGGTATGCTGCCGCAGCCTGTCCATAGCTACTTCGGAAGCCAGCAGTCTCACCATGGCCACCCGAGTTCTCACCCTCCGCATCCTCATCAACATCATCCACACTACAGCGGCAGTTTTAGCGGGCCTGACCCCAGTACGTCTTGCCTGCACAGCGGCCGTCTCATGAACTATAACGGTAGCCTCGGGGGCCAGCAGGCTTTTGGGGAAGGGTATGATCACATCGCAGAAAACCAAGGAGAAGGATTCGGACAGCAGAGACCGAGCAATATGCCGGACTTCCAGCACCATAACTCCACCGCCGCTAACCACGCAGTCCCCGCGCCTTGCCTCCCCCTGGACCAGTCCCCGAACCGCGCCGCCTCGTTCCACGGGCTTCCGGCGTCCAGCTCCTCGGACTCTCACGGCCTAGAGCCGAGGCGGATTCAGAATCCAGGAGGCGTGGAGTCGTTGGAATACAATTACCCCAGCGATGGCCCTTCCGGTCATTTTGATATGCCAGTATTTTCTCCCTCGGAATCCGAGGGCCAGCTCCCTCACTACGCCGCCGGCAGGCAAGTCCCAGGCAGCAGCTTTCCCGGTCCTAATAGTTTGCCGAGAACTCCGGGCATGGTGGGGATGTCCAAAGTCCACCCGCAGCAGCACGGTGTGTTCTTTGAAAGGTTTGGAGGTGCTCGTAAGATGCCTGTCATGGAGCCTGGCGTTAATGCCAGGCTTCCTTTAATGCAGCAACAGACGGGTTTGCTGGCCAGACAGAACTCCTGTCCGCCAGCAATTCCTAGGCAACAGCAGACTGAAGCCAACCCTCCCAACCCCAGCTTGCAGGACAATGGGCCGATACTGCAGAACCAGCATGCACAGTTTGAATACCCAATTCACAGACTGGAGAACAGAAATATGCACCCGTACACAGATGCAGTGTTTAACTTGCAACAACCTCAACAGCCCCCGAATCAAAGACTGCAACATTTTGACGCTCCTTACATGAACGTCCCGAAAAGGCCTAGGTTTGACTTTCCAAGTGGCCACAGCGTGGATGGCTGCGCAACGTGGAGCAACGGCGGCATGCATAGCGCGGGCCTGGAGAACCATCTGTCGCCCTCGACGTACCCTGGTCTTCCTGGCGAATTCACGCCTCCCATCCCCGAGAGCTTCCCTCCCGGCCCACCTCTTCAGCATGCGGGCCCGGATCACCAGTCCATGCAGCAGCGCCAGAACGCGGCCATGATGATCAAACAGATGGCCTCCCGAAGCCAGCAGCAGCGAATGAGGCAGCCCAGTCTTCAGCAACTGGGCCACCACGGGGAGGTCAATCAGAGCGGCATCGTGCACGGGAGCCAGGTTGGGAGCGTGTCCCAGCCCAACTTTGAGCGGGAGAACGGGGGGAGAATGGCTAGTTTTGACCCTCCGAATCCCCACATGACTCAGGAAAATGCCTGGTTTCCGGGCCCCCATCCGCCCGGGGACATGCTTCAGAGGCGCATCGGATCAAACTTACCCGCCGAGGCCACGTCCCACGACCTCGGCTTGCAACAGAACGGATCAAATTTATTATTCAGGTCGGGCGTTAGTGGGATGGGCATGCAGGAGCCTTTGAGGATGGCGGGCGAAGGACACGTACAGACCTTGCACTCGCCTGGGATGCATTCGCAGTTTGGCGCCAACATGGGTAACCTTTCCCAAATGCAGTCTCCTGGTGGCGGGGTGGGCCTCCCTAACACTCCATCTGACAGACGAGGGCCTGCTGATTTTGCAGGACCCCCTATGGGTGGGCAGCCGGGTTTCCCTTTTGCTGCTTCCAACAAACAAGCAACTCCCCATAGCAGCGCCCCTGGGGTTAATACCTCTCCCAGCTCCTATCCGCCACAGTCTGACTTCCAGGCTAGCCAGCGGTCCACAGCGAGCAAGTTAGGGGCACTTTCTCTAGGCTCATTCAGTAAGCCCACGTCAAAAGAGAGTATGTTTGGGCAGAGTTGTTTGGCTGCCCTCTCCACGGCTTGCCAGAACATGATTGCCAGCTTAGGCGCCCCGAATCTCAATGTCACCTTTAATAAGAAAAGCCAGACCGAAGGCAAAAGAAAGCTAAGCCAGGCAGAGGGGGACATAGCCAACAGCGGTGGAAATAGCGCCGGGGTAGAATACTTCCCAAATGGGCCTTCCCAGAATGGTCAGGGGTCCGGCGCTGGGAGCAACAACGGCAAGTCTGCGGGTCAGGGTGGGTTAACCCAGCCCACTCCGGGCGAAAACAGTCTTTCCCCCAACTACAGTATCGAAGCCACTCCTGGCAACGATGGCAAACTAGTGACGGGTggcgggcgggggaggggcaggagaaaAAGGGACAGTGGCCACGTGAGCCCAGGTAACTTTTTTGATAAGTATTCAGCCGATAGTGGCACTGCCGTGGTCAGTCCAGGGCAGCAGGGCCAACCAGCGAATATGGGGGAGCATGGTGGGGCCCCCCACGACAAGTCCCTGACGTCTCCGTcttgggggaaagggaatgatCTTCTCAGTGACCAGTCTGACCTCATGTCCTCGTTGGACAGTGGGATTCAGAGCGTGAGTAAATCGGACAGCGGGTCACCTCACGTCGATTTCCCAGACGATGTTGGCGCCAACTACGCAAACGAAGATGAAGTTTCTTCCAGTTCAGATAACAACATATCGAAGCCCAATCGGAGCCCGCTAGTGACTGGTTCTCCCAAAATCCAGCGGGGAGACCACGGACTTCTTAACGGGCCACAGAAACCAATGGGTCTAACTTTGCTTAATACCACTACCTCGACTCCTGACAGCTATGGACTGAGCAGCACCGGGGGTGGGGGTCACCCTGGCACCCCTGGCATGGAGCAAGTGCGAACCCCGACCAGCACCTCAACCCAGGACGAAATCCACCCCTTAGAAATACTCCAGGCGCAGATCCAGCTGCAGAGACAACAGTTTAGCATATCTGAAGACCAGCCTCTGGGAATGAAGAGCAAAAAGGCCGAGTGCGCTGGACAGAACGGAGAGAATGAATTAAACAATTGTTGCTCGGACAATGGCAAAAATGCTATGACTACGATAGACCTTGACACGCTGATGGCGGAGCATAACTCGACTTGGTACATGCCCAACGAAAAATCCTTGATGGAAGGACAAGAAGATGAGAAATCTTTGGCTCCGTGGGAGGAAACCAAGCCTCAGAACCCCAGCAAAGAAG